The genomic stretch CTGTTTTCTACCCATTTTTCtcatatatgtgaggagtattttattgaaatgggaagaaaacagttggttggagggagtaatttttttggtaaaatactTACAGAGTAATTACAACATATTATCCTAAAATTTAGTCTACAAATCGTTTTGGTTTAGAATTTGGATGTACTGATCATTGTGAAATTGTTACAGGTGGAACAAATGCACAAAATTTTCAAGCTCTGTGGTTCACCCTCTGAACCTTATTGGAAGAAAACAAAATTTCCTCATGCAATAAGTTTCAAACCCCAGCAACCCTACAAGCGTCGTTTCACTGAGACGTTCAAAGATTTTCCACCTTCTGCTTTGGCCCTTGTTGATGCACTTCTCTCCATAGAACCAGAAAAAAGGGGGTCTGCTTTTAGTGCTTTAAGGAGTGAGGTAATCCCCATTATTTTAGTTCATTATTTCCATCTCCCATATTTTCATTTTCAATGGAGCCAGTGACCACTTTTCTTTGGAATTTGATAAAATAAAGGAATATGGCTTGTTTAAATGTCTGTGTGTCGTAAGTTAGTGTGTGCTTCTTATATTAACAAGTAGCAGTCATTCAATGGAATTTTAGACAGTTTTCTGTACATGGCATCTAAGAAAGGAGTATTGTGCTGTCAAAACAAGGATAGGGTTTTGTGCAATCAACTCATATATATTCACCATAACCAGGAGCTCTTAAGGCAATGGGCTAATGCTCTATACCAGTATTGCTATCTTAAGTGTACGACTGTATTTTAGTTGGAAAAGAGAAAGCTCTGGCATTTCTTCGAACTAATAGATTATGTCAGTGGATCTCTCAGTTGTACTTTACATCTGCTTCGGTAACCATCTCTAAACGCAGAGTAAatttccattttatctttttgaGAAGAGGCAATTGCCCTACTGGCAGGGGAGGTGAGGGAAATCATTCTTGCAAGGCATGAAATTATGAAAATCAATCCCTGTCTACCAACATAACCTCCTGATTCTTGTAATTTCCCTTGCGTTTTAGTTTTGCTTAAAAGGTAGAAGTAAAAATTGTCTTTAAACAGTTTATAAGTTACCAAACTTCGAGTTAAAATTGCTGCTGTATATATGACACCAAAGAAGTTCAGCCTTCAGCGCGGTGCATTTGTTTATAATGTGACGCTATTTTTTTCGCTGATACCCTTTTGTTTCTTTTATCCTATATCTTACTCCTCTTTATCTGACTCATTTGCTGTCAGTTCTTCACGACACACCCACTTCCTTGTGACCCATCAAGTTTGCCAAAGTATGCTCCCTCCAAGGAATTTGATGTAAAACTTCGAGATGAAGAGGCGAAAAGGTATGTACCAGCCTTTAGTTAATCAAAACATCAAATAGTGTGTCTCCCTTACCTTGCCATCTGACCTTTATACTGAAAATCATTTTCTGTAATGAATTAATGGATTATAAATTAACTGCTCATCTGATAATCTTGGATTAAAATGCTCTTCGAAAGGGATGACCATGAAGATTATGGAGCTGTTCATATTTTAGTGTTTATACATTAATAAATATATGTAGGGAAACGGGACCATCTACATCAAGAGTGAGCATTCATATAGAGGCCCTGCTCCTAGTCGAACATTAAATCAATTTCAGAACATTCAAACTTATCTGAGGCTCTGAGCTCCTTAATGCCATTACCTGTTTGTGATGATTTATTAAATACGAGTTATATTATAAGGCATCGATTTCAAGTACTTCTCCGTCCATAGAAGAAAGATATAATTTACTTAAAATAATCGAAAGATCAAAGGTGAAAAGTTGTCTAGGAGTATTATTACTTAGCACAATATCTGAGCTTGTGTTACATATAAATAAACTGACTCCAGGCACAAGGCAGAGGCAGTAAAAGGACGAGGGCCTGAATCTGTCAGAAGAGCTCCAAGAGATTCTAACCCAACCCCTGTATCTGAGGACGGCGATGATGTCTCTTTGGAGGTAAACTCTTAACCTTAGCAATTTGACCTGACCAAATTGATCCAACATGAACCTGAAGTAGACCTAATCCAAAACCATTCGAATGACTAATTTAAATCAAACCTAAGTTTATCTACATAGAAAATAACAATAACTTCATAGTCACGGCCTCAAACAGACCCAAAATGACCCAACTAACCCTAATTGTAACTTTTGATCCGAAACAACTGGTATCAGTTCACCAAAACAGACCTGACCTGAAATTACTGGATCCGAAGCCGGCGGCCTATTGACCCGTTTGTTAGGTCTAAGTAACAACCCACTGCAAAAATTTCTATCTTGTCTCATGGCTCCATTTTGAAGTTGATTTCTGCAACCTCACATTTCACATTTCAGGGTAAAAAGGGCCCAAAGAATCACAATGTACATGGGAATGCAATGACTGCTTTTACAGTTGAGACACACAGGAGGAACTCAGCTAATGATGTTTCTCACAGTAGCTCCATGGTTCATCCAGTTGCCGTTGGATCTTGGAATAAAACATCAAGAGATGATGATGTCCTCCCGGCTACTGGACGGACCCAAAGCGCTTCAAGAAATGGTTCAGATTCAAGGTCTCAAAAATATGGATTAACTAACGGAGGAGCAGACTTGTCGTCCAGACAGGATGACTGGAACATTGGCAAGGACAATGTAAGTCATTTTTGAGACAATGGTTTAACTTTTCGTATTAGTGTCACTATTCAGCTATGTTGCTCCAAGTCCAACTTCATTTCAAGGGTCACACCCGTGTCCAACACGCCATTCAAGGATACGGGTATGGAATTCATACCCAGCCCTTATCAGGCTGAGATTTCTCCTAGACGAGCCTAAAAGGAAGACAACAGAGTAGAGGAGAGTCTCTAAAGCATGTAGTAATGATTATAAGCCTCATTCTTAAACACCTCTCTGCTTTACTATGTATCTGTGTCCTATTCAGCATAAAAAGTTATTTTTATATCGTTTTTTCTTCCTCGAGGCTTATTATCACTTCTCAGAGTAATCTTGgctgatgttttttttttttcctttttggaTTATAAAGGGCCACATGCCAAGGAAAAACAGGATTAACTTCTCGGGACCATTAGTACCTCCCGGAGGAAACCTTGAAGACATGTTGAAAGAGCATGAAAGGCAAATCCAACAGGCTGTCAGAAAATCGCGCATGGAGAAGGCCAGGAGTAAGAATGACGAAGAACATGGCCAGAACCGGTTGCTCAATTCCAACGGAAGAAATGGTTGGTAGTGTATAATCAAATGAAACCCCGCAAAGTAGCTCAAATGAATTTTGAAGGAAAGATTATATTTATTTTGACAAGAGACTTTTGTACAGCAAAAGAGACGGGGAGAAGGTGAACGGTAAATGAAGCCTATCCATGTATGCATACAATGTAGAGTGTCAAATTCTTTTGTATTTAACTGTACCTTTAATCAAATCTCGTGCGACCATCCCTTGTGCCCTTTTTTTCTTACTGTTTCTGTGTGCATATTTCAGCTCATAGTGTAAGATGTACATAAACTACAAGAAAGGAAGCTACGTACATCTTACGCATGAAGGCGGAAATTTGACTAGTACAGCGCACATTAGAGAGTTCAATGTTACTCTGAGAACAGGAACTGACGTAGTCGCCAAATCACCACTgcaattttagtttatttttggcAAGCTCGTCTTTAGCATACGGGCCATTGTACAAAGCACGACATCTAAAGCATTTAAAAAGCAAAATGGGAAACGACATAAAACCCGGTGAACAATGCAAAAAGCCGGTAGAATTATGCATACCCTTAACTCAAAACTTAATGTACACATTAATACCGAGTACAGTATTTCTGTTCACGTATGAACTCCAACGCAAAATGGTATCGACATTTGACAGAGTTGAGCAACATCAAATTCTTACGTTACTGGATTTAAAGTATGGTGAATCTTCATGTGGCTGAATAAACTATACATATTGATGAACTTAAAACGAGAACAGTAGAAAGAAGCAGATCCAGAGAGAAATGATGAACGAGTGAACATAACTTGGAATTTAGTATTCTCATCTGTGCCGAAAATTGTTGAATATGGGTTTTTACTTGAAAGCATCAGTGGCGGAGTAAAGGAAATCTAAGAAGCCTGTTCCCTTGAGAAGGCCTTTACCAGTTAGAAGTTCGAAATCTAGTAATAATAGAAACCCAATGGCCGCAGCTTTTCCGTTAATTACTTCGTTCTTGGATGTGAAACCAAAACCTCCCGAACTTTCATCTACCACCATTCTTACCTGCAAACCATGTCAAAAGACGATTTGTAAGTTGATTTTATATATTCACAGAATTACAGGAAAAGGTAATGATTAAAGAATGTACCTCCTCCACGTTGACGTCTGTAGATGTGAAACCGGGTTGAGCTCTCCCACTAAACACAATCTCGGCAGATGCATCATTCGAACTCAAACCCATACTGATATATATGTTTTGATCATCAGTTTTGACAGGATAAACAAAGAGTGACCTGAGAGAAGGGGTGAGTACTCTAAGGACTGGGTTATTTGGATACCACTCTTTGATTTCTCCAGTTCGAAGATCGAATGTACTATCAGTTGTTGGGCAGACTATGCATCCATCCTGGAACAGTAAGAGATATAAGAGAATCCCATTTTTACCAAATTTAATAAAATCTTGATAAACTTCCAAAGTCGGTTTTGTAAACAGGCAAAAACACCACATACATACTAACTTTTCCCATTTCAGAAATTTCAAAATATGATTCCAACTAGATGAATTCCATTAGTTGTTCAGTACTTGGATTTGCGAGCTAGTCCCATAATCGACGTTCTAAGCATCAAAGTGCTCAAGTCACTGATACTTTAGTCCTAACTCGACTCAGGTTCCTGCAAATTATTCTCTCATTCCTTTCTCTTCTACTTGCTAAGACGATCAAATGTCGAACAAAATGAACATAGACAACTGACAAAGTGAAAACCCCATGAATTCTTAAAATGTGGAGAAATCTCCTAATCAAAATTTACCAGGGTATTCTAGCTTAATGGAATATAATCAATATTCAATATCCCTACAAACCATTCCAAACCATTCAAAGttttagggtccgtttggattgaaggaattggagagaaggggaggggaggaaaagggagggatttaatttcctttgtttggataaaaaatatgggagaaaggaaatggaaggggagagaaatgagaggacttattttccctcctatagaacaaactataatctttccaagggtggcaagatttggaaagaaaacattatttggactctaactataccaccaacatccttcaatcctccatccattctttatctccctccttcctcccttccatttcccttcataatttttgttatccaaacacccacatcccatttgccctccccttctctcccctcccttcacctcccctcactccccctcccctccccttccctcctaaaattgtatccaaacggacccttagtAATTCCCAGGGAGTCTGATCCTGTGTCCAATTTACGTGTCTCATACTACGTCTTCATTTGACACATAAGCATTAATCATTAAAAAAACAAATTGGATAAATCTCACAAGATCATGCTGTGGCAGAATATAAAAGTAACGGGACATGAAAATGGAACATTCCAGGCCGTGGTGGAGGGAGGGGGCTAGTAGAGGCGCTCGCCCCGCTCAAAAattttggttaaaattttcgagAATTTTTCAACTGTTCCTTATGGCATTACTCGTTAATTTTCGCCCTCTAATGGCAAATCCTTGCTCCGCCACTGAGTCCAGTATATTATCGCCAACGAAAAGGGCGGCAAGGAAACAAATGTGACTAAATTCTGAGAAGAATAGAGTAAAATGAAGTAACCTGGGTAAGTTTAGCATTAAGCAAACCCTCAGAATAAGCACCTTCAGCAGGTGACCTATTTTCGATAGCGAAAACAGAGTCTTTATACCAAAGCAGCAGAATGGTCTCGCCATCTTGTATAATGACCCTCCTTTCTCCTTTAGGCAGCGCAGACAATGGCACCACAGGAACCCAATTCTCGCCTGATCCCGGGGACTGTTCCGCCATCGTCACTTCCGCTGCTTTGCAACATGTAGTCATCCTTACCCCTGTGCCATTTACGTTACGGGCAGTGCATTGGAGCCGAGACACTGGCAGGTGCAGTGTGGTGAAGAAGGGTAGTTTGGGAAGAGTGTGTTTCGGAGGAGTGGAAACGGAGAGGGGAGTGGTGGTGGCAGCCATTGaagaagattaaggaagaagtgaaGGATATGAGTTTGGAAGAGACAGAGAGAAGATTGGGGAAAGGAAGACTAGTGTTCATGGCCACATGAAATGGATAACAAATCATTCAACTTTTTTCAAGTTTCGTATCAAATTGCAGGCCACATTTTATTTGTCACAAATTATTAAgtcgagtatttttttttttttaacccgGTTTGTTCTCGTCAATTCTTTACCTATTTTATCTACGGATGTCTCATAAATTATTTACAGAATGTGTTTTTCACAGTCCGTCTCATTGTAGACGGCcactatccgtctaaagctgaagacggatagtggtcctctcacaaaatgcaaatggGAGGGCAAGTGAGTGTATTCATTTTCCACTCacattttgtgagagggacactatttGTCTTCAGCTTTAGACGGATAATATCcatctacaaaaagaatgtgTTTTTCAAGTGCAAGATCCAATGTCTTGTCACACATTTCCAACAAGCGATTGACCAGAAAATAATCGACTGGGCTTAGTTGCACACAAATTTTAATGTCATGGAGTCAATTTACGACTATTACAATGTTTAGGGTTAAATTGCACATGGTCGCAGACATATGGGGTCTTCGCTCCTTTTCGCTCCAAAGACTACAAGTGTGTAGGAGTGTAGCGGTGCCATCATCCCATCACTtgagcacaatctcctcaaacaAATATTGTACTGATCTTAACCTCATCCTTCTAATGCACAGTCTATAAAATCCACAATAGAAGATTTGGAGAAGTAGACTGTTGTGGAAAGAAAAACTACTGACGAGAGCTACTCAGGTTAATGGCCGCTCCCATGATTTCAGCCATACAAGTTCAGATAAGATACTGAAAAAATAATTGAA from Silene latifolia isolate original U9 population chromosome 2, ASM4854445v1, whole genome shotgun sequence encodes the following:
- the LOC141643266 gene encoding uncharacterized protein LOC141643266, giving the protein MAATTTPLSVSTPPKHTLPKLPFFTTLHLPVSRLQCTARNVNGTGVRMTTCCKAAEVTMAEQSPGSGENWVPVVPLSALPKGERRVIIQDGETILLLWYKDSVFAIENRSPAEGAYSEGLLNAKLTQDGCIVCPTTDSTFDLRTGEIKEWYPNNPVLRVLTPSLRSLFVYPVKTDDQNIYISMGLSSNDASAEIVFSGRAQPGFTSTDVNVEEVRMVVDESSGGFGFTSKNEVINGKAAAIGFLLLLDFELLTGKGLLKGTGFLDFLYSATDAFK